The nucleotide window GCAGGCCTGCGTCGGCCTTGCCATCGGCGACGTGTTGGGGGATCTCGTCGAATTCGACGACCTGGAATTGGAAAGCCTCGCCGGCCTTGCCGAGTCGCAGTTGCAGGGCGAGAAAGCTACTGGTGAGCGTGCCGGGGATGGCGATGGTCTTGCCGGCCAGATCGTCGGTGCTCATCGCTTCGCGTGCGACGAGGCGGGGTCCGTAGCCATCGCCCATGCTCGCGCCACAGCTGGTCAACGCATACTTTTCGGCCACCTGCGGGAATGACGCGATCGAGATCGCGGTGATCTCCAGATCGCCCTTGATGGCCCTGTCCGAGAGCGTGTTGATGTCCTGCAAGACGTGGTTAAACGACCACCCGTTGGTTTCGACGAGGGTGGGGTCCTGCGCGAGCGCGTAGAACATGAAAGCGTCGTCAGGGTCGGGGCTGTGGCCGAGTTGCAGGGTGTGCGGTTCCATTTAGGGCACGTTAGCCCTCGAA belongs to Planctomycetota bacterium and includes:
- a CDS encoding MqnA/MqnD/SBP family protein — its product is MEPHTLQLGHSPDPDDAFMFYALAQDPTLVETNGWSFNHVLQDINTLSDRAIKGDLEITAISIASFPQVAEKYALTSCGASMGDGYGPRLVAREAMSTDDLAGKTIAIPGTLTSSFLALQLRLGKAGEAFQFQVVEFDEIPQHVADGKADAGLLIHEGQLTYADFGLHLIEDLGKWWKDRTDGLPLPLGGNCIRCDLGEQAMREVTGVLQRSIEYSLKHRDEAVKYSLQFGRGLDHDLADEFVGMYVNDWTLDYGEKGQRAIELFLKEGSDKGYIGSIDEVSFVRPG